gcagaaacaaaagttctcggaatgacctaaaacttcacggaacatcttttcggaaataataaaaaatccttgcaaaagatgaagaccagggggcccacaccatagccacgagggtgggggagctcctccgacctcaactccaactctatatatttgctttcgcggagaaaaaaaaatcaaagagaaggattcatcgcgttttatgatacggagctgccgccaagccctaaaacctctcgggagggctgatctggagtccgttcggggctccgaagaggggcatcagtcgccatcgtcatcatcaaccttcctccatccccaatttcatgatgctcactgctgtgcgtgagtaattcaattgtaggcttgctggacggtgatgggttggatgagatttatcatgtaatcaagttagttttgttagggtttgatccctagtatctactatgttctgagattgatgttactatgactttgcgatgcttaatgcttgtcactagggcccgagtgccatgatttcagatctgaacctattatgttttcatcaatatatgagagttcttgatcctatattgcaagtctatagtcacctattatgtgttatgatccgttaaccccgaagtgataataatcgggatacttaccggtgatgaccatagtttgaggagttcatgtattcactatgtgttaatgctttggtccggtactctattaaaaggaggccttaatatcccttagtttccattaggaccccgttgccacgggagggtaggacaaaagatgtcatgcaagttcttttccataagcatgtatgactatattcggaatacatgcctacattacattgatgaattggagctagttctgtgtcaccctaggttatgactgttacatgatgaaccacatccggcataattctctatcactgatccattgcctacgagctttccatatattgttctacgcttatttactttttcgttgctattgctatcatcactgcaAAATAcctaaaacattacttttgctatcactaccttttgctaccgttaccactactatcatattactttgctactaaacactttgccacagatattaagtttctaggtgtggttgaattgacaactcagctgctaatacttgagaatattctttggctccccttgtgtcgaatcaataaatttgggttgaatactctaccctcgaaaactgttgcgatcccctatacttgtgggttatcaagactattttctggcaccgttgccggggagcataactctattctttgagtcacttgggatttatatctgcttatcagcatgaagaacttgagagatccaaaaacgaagatttatccctcaactatgagggtaggtaaggaactgccatctagctctgcacttgattcaccttctattttggataagcttgcgacacctaaaactgcttctgctattcattctgatatgtcgcatgttattgatgatgccacttatgctatgcatgatacttatgatgaaactacttctatgcttgatactactgtgccacttggtgaatttcttaatgaacaacttgctagggttagagagaatgaaaatattgaaactgataatatataTGAAAGTGAtggtgaagactctccccctaatacatATGAAtcacctgctattcctgagggttatgtttttgaaaaggaagctgctttagctattttagcttgcaaagatagatacgagctcaagaggttattagctaaatggaagcaacaatctcttaatgctagaatgaaacctgacccttcttttgctaattcacctatctgtgttactgataaggattatgaattctctgttgatcgtgatataattactttggttgaatctgatccttttcatggctatgaatctgaaactgttgtggcacatcttactaaattaaatgatatagccaccctgttcactaatgatgagataactcgctacttttatacccttaaaatatttccgttctcattaaagggtgatgctaagatatggtttaattctatggatcctggttgtgtgtgtagtccccaggatatgatttattacttctctgctaaatatttccctgctcataagaaacaagctgctttaagNNNNNNNNNNNNNNNNNNNNNNNNNNNNNNNNNNNNNNNNNNNNNNNNNNNNNNNNNNNNNNNNNNNNNNNNNNNNNNNNNNNNNNNNNNNNNNNNNNNNNNNNNNNNNNNNNNNNNNNNNNNNNNNNNNNNNNNNNNNNNNNNNNNNNNNNNNNNNNNNNNNNNNNNNNNNNNNNNNNNNNNNNNNNNNNNNNNNNNNNNNNNNNNNNNNNNNNNNNNNNNNNNNNNNNNNNNNNNNNNNNNNNNNNNNNNNNNNNNNNNNNNNNNNNNNNNNNNNNNNNNNNNNNNNNNNNNNNNNNNNNNNNNNNNNNNNNNNNNNNNNNNNNNNNNNNNNNNNNNNNNNNNNNNNNNNNNNNNNNNNNNNNNNNNNNNNNNNNNNNNNNNNNNNNNNNNNNNNNNNNNNNNNNNNNNNNNNNNNNNNNNNNNNNNNNNNNNNNNNNNNNNNNNNNNNNNNNNNNNNNNNNNNNNNNNNNNNNNNNNNNNNNNNNNNNNNNNNNNNNNNNNNNNNNNNNNNNNNNNNNNNNNNNNNNNNNNNNNNNtgcaaattgaagaagagagtctcccacaagcttgggggaggcttatccaattacttaatgctttgcctgatcatcctcttaagaaaaatgaaatacttgatatcttttataatgtactaaccgatgcttctaaagattacctggatagttgtgctggttctgttttgagggaaagaacaccagatgaagctgaaattctattgaataatatgttgacaaatgaaaataattggacactccctgagcctattcctaaaccaactccgaagaaaagatgtgttctatttctcagtcctgaagatatgcaagaggcaaataaatctatgaaagaaaaaggtattaaagctgaagatgttaagaattcacctcctattgaagaaatacacggtcttaatttaccgcctgttgaagaaacatatgatcttaatccattacctattgaagaaattcatggtcttgataacccgacacaggtagtaaaggtaaattctctctatagatatgataaagctgaaatcccatttactaagtttgctaccccatgcttagatgagttttataaatttatggttaagcaagaaggttTTAATGCTTATTTTCGTAGACAATTGAAatccaattcaaatatgcttgaacacttgggtgattatatggctaatgtcaaaggtgaacttaaacttattagtaaaccttcttctatggttaccactcaagtagaacaagtacttaaagctcaaaatgatttgctcaatgaattgaatagtaagaataatgattatgctattagagtggctactagaattggtagaatgactcaggaacctctgtatcctgaatgccaccctaagagaattaagcaagattcttagagaaataatatagatgcacctagtccttctaaaaagaagaaaaagaaaaatgataggactttgcatgcttctagtgaacctattgctaaaacacctaagaatccaaatgatatttctatttatgatgctgaaacacaatctggtaatgaacctgaaactagtgataatgttaatgataatgctcatgatgatgctcaacctagcaatgataatgatatagaaattgaacctgctgttgatcttgataacccacaatcgaagaatcaacgttatgataagaaagactttgttgctaggaaacatggtaaagaaagagaaccatgggttcagaaacccatgccttttcctcccaaaccatccaagagaaaggatgatgtggatttcgagcgctttgctgaaatgattagacctatctttttgcgtatgcgattaactgatatgcttaaaatgaatccttatgctaagtacatgaaagatattgttacaaataaaagaaagataccggaagctgaaatttccaccatgcttgctaattatacttttaagggtggaataccaaagaaacttggagatccaggagtacccactataccatgctccattaaaagaaactatgttaaaactgctttatgtgatcttggagccggtgttagtgttatgcctctctatttatatcgtagacttgatttgaataagttgacacctactgaaatatctttgcaaatggctgataaattaactgctatacctgtcggtatttgtgaggatgtgcctgttgtggttgcaaatgttactattttaacagactttgttattcttgatattcccgaggatgatagtatgtctattattcttggaagaccctttttgaatactgcaggggctgttattgattgcaccaaaggcaatatcacttctcatgttaatggtaatgagcatacgatacactttccgaggaaacaacctcaagtccacagtatcaattctattggaaaaattccatcgattatttttggaggttttgaatttcctctacctactgtcaaaaagaaatatgatattcttattattggggatgtgcatatccccgttgaggtaacctagtgttattcgaaaattctccggttccatgttattcggaatgaatttttaacaagacttgatcaaccttgttaatggattccttttgatgatcatgagatggatgaagttagaaaacacaactctctgtaccctccttttactctcttttatttatattaaataaaataaaaataagtattttccgtCTGTTAACTAAATTATCCGTGcgatataaaaataccctgaaaataaaagttctccaaatgccctaaaatttaaatatgattttttctagaatatttgagaatatttggcaccgagaacacaACACGGGGGgcttccacctggccacgagggtggagggcacgccctaccccctgggcgcgccccctacctcatgggcccgcggtggccctcctccacttattcctgcacccacacaccccttcttcctcccccaaacacgattatccagttcaagcacgagttctagctcattttgctgccattttcgatctccttgctcaaagcacctctcacaaaactgcttggggagattgttccttggtatgtgactcctccattggtccaattagtttttgttctaatgctttattcattgcaaatttatgctgcctaggtgaccatgttcttgagcttgcatgtcaaatttatatggtttcaagtagttttgatgcacgatataggctctaggcagttgtaggagtagttgctatcaattttgtttagtttggtttacttttacttGAAGTTatgaaaaatttcagaaatttttcaaaggaagaaatatgcttaggaaaatgtaccaaggtggttcttcaaggaagcaaggacccaggcttgcaatgcgtgatgctaaggaagagccaccaagagacgctccagtgcgtccttgtgaatggcctttggAAAACTTTATGAACCGAGCGGgagttaaggaagaatttaacgcatatttgcgtaacgctgatcttgtgagcttcgagaaaGAAAaatgccgccagtaccactatctcactagttcctttgtgaggaggtttgaattttcatcttcacgtaattctcctacTGTCCTGTTTGAtttttatgaaaaatcttatactatggacttagaggattttaccgctgcttgcaaacttccacaatggggtagtgtcagggaacctcgcaaatctgaattcagagattttcttgctagtataactgtgggggaatctagagatataacacaagctaccatagggagcattcactttcctgctatacattattttgctctcttcataggtagatgcattaatggtaaagatgaagcatgtcatatgtgtgttcctgacctcagtattcttaggagtgatgtgttaggagacaaatcttataatttgggagccattgttgcacgtaggttgcatcttaatagatttaatggagatttctttggtggaatttatgtaacccggttagctgattttcttggtgtaactatatgtgatgatgatattgaattacctcctgcttacctagactttaatgctatggttcaccactagtttgtcgagaggaatgaatcacctctccagtatcgcttaatctttgacatacgtcgtgctgtccgtattactctccctgctcctgccttctttgatcatcaggcaaaaggaagatatgttattaccagagaggaggcaaatgagtacgagaggagggcagaGGCCGcttgtcgccacgctgcagctcaggaggcgaaagccgctgcatctcagtacgaccccaactattactatggatatccaccaggtcaatcgtggccatagaccaacttaggccaaaatcctaagcttgggggagtacgtatttctcaccgacattacattcatgttcacacactcattgctggatgtcggtgctcatactttttcattgtaatatccatgctagtttatttccctttttatgctttcttcttgtgtgtttaataaaccttaagaaaaaccaaaaaaattagtttactttccatgcttgtagtagtaattaaaaagaaaacccaaaaagatttcctgctcttcttttgcttgttgggagctttcccgtgtaaatagttttatttcttttcttttctttgggggttgataggagaagaccatgattaaattgttgaagtggctcctatatgcattattgttgatctgacaaaagagcccatattgccttgtcttctcctgtttattgaatgcttgcagattccagcttagtccaatgcacgtgcactattattattatccacatcgttcggtcgtgcaagcgaaaggcaattatgacgatatatgatggactgactgagatgagaaaagctggtatgaacttgacctctcttgtttttgtaagtatgattagttcatcgttcctgattcagcctattatgaataaacatgtttgcaatgacaagtagagatcatagtttcttgtgccatgcttgattagctaggatcttataatggtttgccttgcgtgccaacatgctattaaaatggttgtgatgtggtatgatagggtggtatcctcctctaaatgatttaagtgacttgacttggcgcatgttcacgcatgtagttgaaacaaaatcaacatagccttcacaatatttatgttcatggtggattatatcctactcatgcttgcatttggtgttgattaattttaatgcatgttcatgactgttgtcgctctctagctggtcgcttcccagtctttttctagccttcacctgtactaagcggaaatactgcttgtgcatccaactccttaaaccccaaagttattccatatgagtccaccatacctacctatatacggtatctacctgccgttccaagtaaatttgtatgtgccaaactctaaaccttcaaataaacattctgttttgtatgctcgaatagctcatgtatcaactagggctgtccgtatcttccatgttaggcgggttattctcaagaggagtggactccgctcctcactcacgagaaaatggctggtcaccgggatgcccagtcccatgctttatgcaaactaaatcaaaataattgcaaacaaaactccccctgggactcttgttagttggaggcactcgttgtttcgagcaagccatggattgatgcttgttggtggagggggagtataaactttaccattctatttgggaaccgcctataatgtgtgtagcatggaagatatcgccatctcttggttgttatgttgacaatgaaagtacaccgctcaaaatattattcacctctatttcaaaaccgagctctggcacctctacaaatccctgcttccctctgcgaagggcctatctatttactttcatgttgagtcatcatcctcttattaaaaagcactagttggagagcaccgttgtcatttggattcattactattagtttacattgagtatgacttgactggatctcttttaccatgaattacaatgtctagtcagtccttgatctttaaaggtgctctgcgtttatgttttgcggtctcaaaaagggttagcgagataccatcttgttatatcatattatgattgtttttagaaagtgttgtcatctgagatttattattattgctcgccagttgattatgccattgatatgagtaaacatgagacctatgcgtcattgtgaatgtggttagttcataatctttgctgaaaacttgaatactggctttacacatttacaacaacaagagcaaaaagagtttgtaaaagtttttctttatcactttcagtttgtcaactgaattgcttgaggacaagcaaaggtttaagcttgggggagttgatacgtctccgtcgtatctacttttccaaacacttttgcccttgttttagactctaacttgcatgatttgaatggaactaacccggactgatgctgttttcagcagaattgccatggcgttatttatgtgcagaaacaaaagttctcggaatgacctgaaacttcacggaacatctttcggaaataataaaaaatccttgcaaaagatgaagaccagggggcccacaccctagcctcgagggtgggggcgcgcctgcccccagggcgcgcccctggagctcctccgacctcaactccaactctatatattttctttcgtggagaaaaaaccagagagaaggattcatcacgttttacgatacagagccaccgccaagccctaaaacctctctggagggatgatctggagtccgttcggggctctgaagaggggaatccatcgccatcgtcatcatcaaccttccgccatcaccaatttcataatgctcactgccgtgcatgagtaattccatcgtaggcttgttggacggtgatgggttggatgagatttatcatgtaatcgagttagttttgttagggtttgatccctagtctccactatgttctgagattgatgttgctatgactttgctatgcttaatgcttgtcactagggcccgagtgccatgatttcagatctgaacctattatgttttcatcaatctaACATATAAAGCCTGCTAGACTACCCGCTGTTCCAGCGGCATTGCGTTCGCGCAGCATTTTCAACCGCACGATGCATTTACTGTTTGCAGTTTTACCCTGCTGTCAATTGGCCAACCGCTCGTTGCATTCACACACGTCCAATAATTATGTAGCTCTATGACTGATGGGGTCGAGCGTCTATGGGGCCACTGAGCGGAGGCTGGGTTTCTCTTGAGCTGGGTGGGCGATTGGCTGGTGGACCGCAGTTCGTGGTTGGGTGGGAGCGACGTGAAGGGATGGGTTTTCCCTGGTCTACGCAGACCGTGCTCTACCCTACTGTTTCGATGGTCCCGGTTGGCATTTGGGCCCGCTGTGAAGTGGCTTGGGTGCTCAGGTAGCTCATACAAGAGGGATTGCCAACTGGATAAGAGCGGCGTGGCGGTCTCGACCATTGGTCAGAGGCCATGTGACCTAGCCGCCCGCAGCTgcagccgcctcctctcctcttccttgttctcctgccgccgccgcctcctcctctcctctccccgaATTCTCCTACCTCAGTCGtcgttgtcgccgccgccgccgtcgacctagaCGTCACCGGCTGAGACCGCTGTGGTATGGATAAGGAGACGAGAGGAAGAGGACATCCTTCCCTGACAGCGCCCCGACCTGCCAGGTCTTCCTCCTCGTCGGCCTAGGTCTGGTTCTGCTGGATTAGATGGACAGAAGTGGTGGATCCGATGGTTGCCGGAATCCCTCATCGTCGGAGGAAGGCGTGCGACCGGCAAAGAAATAGGCTGATGGAGCAGGATGGGGTGGCGGTTCAAGTTCGGCGGCCTTCACGTGTTGTGGTTGGCGGCGCTCCACTTCCCTTCTCCCCTGCCCAGGTGAGTCATCCTTGATCTAAAATATTTAATCCCCACACTGATTTTTTTATTATATAGTACGGTGGTCTGCAGATTATCCTTCAAAGGAGGCCACAAAGAGCAGCGATGGCTTCTTGGTAATCTGCAATTGGCCACAAAGGATGAGGTACATGGAGGTATGGTGCTATCACTTCTCGGCTGCCCCCATGATTCCTTTCAAGTTTAGCGCTTTCACTAACTTTAGCTAGGTTTGTAATTTCAGATTGCCAGCTACCTTCCATTGGTGTATATGCAAGCTACAGAGGTTTGTGGATCAATTTGATTGTAGCTTTATTCTCTTATTTCATTGTGATGTTGTTTTAATTACTGCCATGTGAAATTAGGCGTTTCTTTTGGGGAGAAATTTTGTGATGCTATATTCTGCATGCTATATTACTGGCTTACATGCTTTAAGGAGGAGATTTTAATCTCTGGCCGTGTATGATGAAAAAAGAATGTTAATTGCTAATGCTTTATTTCAGAAAACCAAATATGCACCATGCCGATATGCTTCATGACGAGTGTGCTTTTGTCATCCCTCACCCTCTCAGGTTAGTGTTTTGGCCCTTTTAGTAGGTTTTTATTTTCCTTGCTCGAGCCAGATTGTAGGTCTGCATATTCCTATATATGTGTTTTATTGTTTAGTGATGCCTCATTGCATCGGCCTTGCAGATGGCCATTAGGTGCTAACCAAGAGGTGCACGCCATGAATCAAACTACCGAGGGGGCATACAGTAATAAGGAGGGAGTGGCTATCGCAGCGAAGCTACCCTCCCCCTCAATCATGCACTGCTTTTCAAACGCAGTTTGCCACTGCTGTTTAATTAGCTTCTGCATTAGCACCGGATTCAGAGTTTATTCTTCAGCGGATTCAATTTGCGGGAGACTCCTGTTGCAGTTTGGTGACATAGATCAGTGTCAAGTCGCTTAACAAATGCAGCTAGGTTCCATTCAGTTAGCCAAAGCCATTGTGCATTAAAATTGTAGATGTGCATGAGAGTGTGGAAATCATTATGGCACGTCTATGAGCATGCTATACTCCCATGCTACTTTCAGTTATTGACCACTAGCTTTATTACAGCACCCAGGATTTCAGGGTTTGCTTTACTTAGGTTAGTATGTACTCTACCACAGATGAATTGGTTATATCTCAttttaatatacttcattagtAATTACTAAATAATCTAAAGCGAGTTCTATGGCAAATTTTGTTTGGGTCTACTTTTTTGGATCATTTCCATATCTACATTTCTTACATATAAAGGTATGCTGCAAAAATTAAGGGTCTGGATGGTAATTTATGGCTGTTTCAGTTGCTGACCATGTGATTATGGTAGTCTACAATTTGCTTATGGGTTCTTCATTGCTTGATTTTTATCTCGGACAAAAGAGGGCCAGCCACACCTTTGAAATAAGCAGCGGCCATCCAGTCCAGAACAGGTATATGTTCAGTTCTGGTTGCCTTCCATTTACTTGCCCGCAAGCAACACTTACCTCACATATCTATTGTTTGTTTTGTTATAGACTGAATCTGCTCGACAAAGTGTGAAAATGCAATTACTGCTTGGACAAGTGTAAAAAAGGCCAGGGTATCATTTATGTAGTTATTTGGAATGCAAGGTTAGGAAGTAGGTGCTTCTCTCTTTACCATTCATTT
The Triticum dicoccoides isolate Atlit2015 ecotype Zavitan chromosome 3A, WEW_v2.0, whole genome shotgun sequence genome window above contains:
- the LOC119267118 gene encoding uncharacterized protein LOC119267118 isoform X1, with amino-acid sequence MRYMEVCNFRLPATFHWCICKLQRKPNMHHADMLHDECAFVIPHPLRWPLGANQEVHAMNQTTEGAYSNKEGVAIAAKLPSPSIMHCFSNAVCHCCLISFCISTGFRVYSSADSICGRLLLQFGDIDQCQVA
- the LOC119267118 gene encoding uncharacterized protein LOC119267118 isoform X2, with translation MGWRFKFGGLHVLWLAALHFPSPLPSTVVCRLSFKGGHKEQRWLLGNLQLATKDEVHGDCQLPSIGVYASYRENQICTMPICFMTSVLLSSLTLSDGH